A single window of Nocardioides kongjuensis DNA harbors:
- a CDS encoding type IV toxin-antitoxin system AbiEi family antitoxin domain-containing protein, with protein MNARVVALMGAQWGLVTRRQAMRAGMAGHRIDSLVRSGTWVAVRRGVYAEAAYVAALTTHVQRRVLADRAVSLRIHGPHAMSHHSSAHLQQLDVLREQEPRTHIGRPGVAGSHVRDAVQYHLAPYASDQVVHVDGVPALDGARTSLDIAREHGYLHGLVAADSALRSGATRADLERAASAMTRWPHVSVVNDVVASASHLTDSIAESLGRDFVTELGYGVPQPQFGLTADGRTAWCDLRLGRHFFEVDSRLKLRLVSAGGFSVKDPEETLWEEKLRQDFVTGFKTGMSRLTWNDFFGRQRRMALERCRREYLDTCSRFGIDASDLAPFRPRHPKPRLVVRRGPVLPPWSP; from the coding sequence GTGAACGCTCGGGTCGTAGCACTGATGGGTGCGCAGTGGGGACTGGTCACCAGGCGGCAGGCGATGCGAGCCGGCATGGCCGGGCACCGGATCGACAGCCTGGTTCGCTCAGGAACGTGGGTCGCGGTGCGACGCGGGGTGTACGCCGAAGCGGCGTACGTCGCTGCGCTGACGACGCACGTGCAGCGGCGAGTGCTGGCCGACCGCGCGGTGAGCCTGCGGATCCACGGCCCCCATGCGATGTCCCATCACTCCTCGGCCCACCTCCAGCAGCTGGACGTGCTCCGCGAGCAGGAGCCGCGCACACACATCGGCCGGCCCGGCGTCGCGGGTTCGCACGTGCGCGACGCGGTGCAGTACCACCTGGCGCCGTATGCGTCCGATCAGGTCGTGCACGTCGACGGCGTGCCGGCGCTCGATGGGGCGCGGACGAGCCTCGACATCGCTCGCGAGCACGGCTACCTGCACGGTCTGGTCGCCGCGGACTCGGCCCTCCGGTCGGGTGCGACGCGCGCCGACCTCGAACGAGCGGCGAGTGCGATGACACGGTGGCCGCACGTGAGCGTGGTGAACGATGTCGTCGCTTCCGCATCGCACCTGACCGACTCGATCGCGGAGTCTCTCGGCCGGGACTTCGTCACCGAGCTCGGGTACGGCGTGCCACAGCCGCAGTTCGGCCTCACCGCCGACGGTCGGACCGCGTGGTGCGACCTGCGCCTGGGAAGGCACTTCTTCGAGGTCGACAGCAGGCTGAAGCTGCGCCTCGTGAGCGCAGGCGGCTTCTCCGTGAAGGACCCCGAGGAGACGCTGTGGGAGGAGAAGCTGCGCCAGGACTTCGTCACCGGATTCAAGACCGGCATGTCACGGCTGACCTGGAATGACTTCTTCGGTCGGCAGCGCCGGATGGCGCTCGAGCGCTGTCGGCGCGAGTACCTCGACACCTGTTCCCGCTTCGGCATCGACGCCTCCGACCTCGCGCCGTTCCGTCCACGGCACCCCAAGCCGCGGCTCGTCGTACGACGTGGACCGGTGCTGCCGCCGTGGTCGCCGTGA